The DNA window GTGTCGTACATATGCCATTCCCAGTTATCTTCATGGGAGTTACCGAGCGCGACGGTGATACCACCCTGCGCGGATACGGTGTGCGAACGGGTCGGGAAAACTTTGGAGAGCAGCGCACAGGTCTGTCCGCTCTGGGAAATTTGCAGCGCCGCGCGCATACCTGCGCCGCCGGCACCGATGACAACAGCATCAAACTCTCTGACTGGCAATTTCATTACACACCCCACACCACAACAAATCCATAAAGAACGTAAGCCACCAGCGCCACAACGATAGCCAGTTGCAGAACCAGGCGCAGAGCCAGTGGTTTAACGTAGTCCGTTAACACCTGCCACATCCCGATCCAGGCATGGATAAGAATGGAAACGAGAGCCAGCAGAGTGAAGACTTTAGTGAAGCCGGAGGCAAAGAATCCGGTCCACACTTCCCATGAGATTTCACCGGTGGTCGCGAAGAAGCCAACCATGTAGATGATGTAGAGGGTCAGAACGATGGCGGTAGCACGGACCAGAATAAAGTCATGTACGCCGTTGCGTCCCAGTGCTGAGGCGTTGCTTACCATACGAGGACTCCTGCGAGAAGTGAAAGCACGACAGTAATAACAAAAGAAATCTTGGCGGAACGTTTCCCTGCTTCGAGGGTTTCGTCCAGGTAGCCAAAGTCCATCATCAGATGGCGGATACCAACAACGACGTGATAGGCCAGCGCGGTGAGAATGCCCCACATGATGAACTTCACAAAGAAGCTATCCATGATCGAGGCCGCCGTCAGAAAACCTTCAGGGGAGGAGAGGCTGGTGCCCAGCAGCCAAAGCAGAATTCCGACCGCCACGAAGGTGATGACACCGGAAACGCGATGGAGAATGGACGCTATCGCCGTGATTGGGAACCGTATCGTTTGTAGATCCAGATTGACAGGTCTTTGTTTTTTCACATTTCTTACCATGAATAACGCCCACATGCTGTTCTTATTGTTTCCTTCCTCCGGTCTGCTTGCGGGTCAGACAGCGTCCTTTCTATAACCAGAAGTCATGTTAAAACGTCTTTTCAGGCATTAAAACATCACTAAACAACGCTGGGTGGCTCGGGATTGCAGGGTGTTCCGGAGACCTGGCCGCAGTATAGGCCGTTCACAAAATCATTACAATTAACCTACATATAGTTTGTTGGGTTTTCTCCGGAACAGTGATCAATGTCACGATAACAACATTTTTTTAATTTTTAATCACCTGATTTGACAAATATTAAACATTCTTGTTACAACCATTACCAGTTAAATGCAATAATGCTCAAAAGTTATGAGGTCATGCTTTCACCTGAGAATAAGTTATGTAACAGTGTGTCAGTATTGACCGATGTAATCAGGACAGTTATTAGTGGTATACAGGTTTTAATATTCGGACTGCTAAAACGCTGATTTGCTGTTGTTTCACCGCAGCCCTGAAGAACGTGCCATCAAGCGCCGTTGCTCTGTACCCTGCCCTTTTCGCTGACGCAGAGCTGTGTGCAACATAACAAACTGGTAACGTATACGGGCGCGGGCCGAAAGCAAATCCACCACCCGGCAGTCTTAAGCAATAAAGGCGCTAAGGAGACCATAAATGTCTGATGCTAAAGCAAAAATCACCCTGGGTGGTGACACTGCTATTGAACTGGATGTGCTAAAAGGCACGCTCGGTCAGGATGTTATTGATATTCGTAGTCTTGGTTCAAAAGGCGTATTTACTTTTGACCCAGGTTTCACATCTACCGCTTCCTGTGAATCTAAAATTACGTTTATCGATGGTGACGAGGGGATCCTGCTGCACCGTGGCTTCCCGATCGACCAGTTAGCGACCGAATCAAACTATCTTGAAGTTTGTTACATTCTGCTAAACGGTGAAAAACCGACCCAGGCAGAATATGACGAATTCAAAACCACCGTCACCCGCCACACCATGATCCATGAGCAGATTACTCGTCTGTTCCATGCGTTCCGTCGCGATTCTCACCCGATGGCCGTTATGTGCGGGATCACCGGCGCCCTGGCGGCGTTCTATCACGACTCCCTCGACGTGAATAACCCGCGTCACCGTGAAATTGCCGCCTATCGCCTGCTGTCCAAAATGCCGACCATGGCAGCCATGTGTTACAAGTATTCTATCGGCCAGCCGTTTGTTTATCCGCGCAATGACCTCTCCTACGCCGGCAACTTCCTGCGCATGATGTTCGCCACGCCGTGCGAAGAGTACGAAGTCAATCCGGTGCTGGAGCGCGCAATGGACCGTATTCTGATCCTGCACGCCGATCACGAACAGAACGCCTCGACCTCGACGGTACGTACCGCGGGCTCTTCCGGCGCTAACCCGTTCGCCTGTATCGCAGCCGGCATCGCCTCCCTGTGGGGACCGGCGCACGGCGGCGCCAACGAAGCGGCGCTGAAAATGTTGGAAGAGATCAGCTCCGTTGAGCACATTCCGGAATTTGTTCGTCGTGCGAAAGACAAGAATGACTCTTTCCGCCTGATGGGCTTCGGCCATCGTGTGTACAAAAACTACGACCCGCGCGCCACCGTGATGCGTGAAACCTGCCATGAAGTGCTGAAAGAGCTGGGCACCAAAGACGACCTGCTGCAGGTGGCCATGGAGCTGGAGCATATCGCGCTGAACGACCCGTACTTCATCGAGAAGAAACTCTACCCGAACGTCGACTTCTACTCCGGTATCATCCTGAAAGCGATGGGTATTCCGTCCTCCATGTTTACCGTTATCTTCGCCATGGCGCGTACCGTGGGCTGGATTGCGCACTGGAACGAAATGCACAGCGATGGCATGAAAATCGCCCGTCCGCGTCAGCTCTATACCGGCTACGAAAAACGCGATTTCCAGTCCGACATCAAGCGTTAATCTCGCTGTCCGGATGATAAAAACGCGCCTGATGGCGCGTTTTTTTATGCCTGACGATGAGGTCTGGCGCTGCCTGGCCGCCGGCTTAATGCTGGCAGTGCGGGCACCAGTAAAAGGGCCGCGAGGAGAGCATCGTCTTCTCAATCACGCCCCCGCAGCGCTCGCACTGTTCGCCATCGCGATGGAACACCTTAAAGCGGAACAGCGCGCCGTGGTGCTTGTTGTCATCGGGCTGGCCGCGGGTACGATAAGAAAGCCGCGGGATATCAAGCAGCGCGTGCGCCAGCGCATCCAGTTGTATTGCATTCAGCTCCGAGGCCTTATGCTGCCCGGTCAGCCCCACCTGCCAGAGGATTTCCACCCGCAGATAGTTTCCCAGCCCGGCAAGAAAAGCCTGATCCAACAGCAGGCCGGAAAACTGACGATGGCGGAATTTGGCCGACAGCAGCCGCGCTTTCACCTGCTCCGCGGTTAACGTCATATCCAGTACGTCCGGACCGATGCGCAGCAAGAACGGATGGTTGGCCACCTGCTCCGCTGTGAGCATCTCAATGTCCGACGCGCTGTAGAGCAAAATCGCCTTGCTGGCGGTCTGGAGCCTGACGCGCAGCACCCGGTTAGAGGCGGGCTGTTCGCCAGCGTCAACCACGCGCCAGACGCCGTACAGCTGATTATGGCTGTACAGGGTCAGGCCGCCGGAGAAGCGGGTCAGCAAGGCTTTGCCCCGGGTGTCGATATGGGTAACCCGCTGACCAATCAGCGGGGTTTGGTAGGGTTGCAACCGGGGAAAGGCGAACCAGACGTCGGTTAAGGGTTCGTCTTTGATTGCCGCCTCCAGTGTATCCGCCGCGCGGCGGATCTCCGGACCTTCCGGCATACTGTCATCCTTTTGTCAGTGGGTGGCGCCGCCGCCCAGTTTACTGTCCACAGGCTGGCGCAGGGCCACGGCAATGGCCGTCTCCAGCGCCTCCCGCACGGTGGCGATCGCCATACTCGGCTCGCCGGGATGGGCCGCCGCCTGCGCCGGTAGCCATGGAATATGGATAAAACCGCCTCTCACCTCAGCCTGACCCTGCAGCCTGTGCAACAGGCCGTACATGACGTGGTTGCAGACGAAGGTGCCGGCGGTCTGCGACACCGAGGCCGGGATCCCGCGATCGCGCAGCGCGTTGACGATCGCTTTGATCGGCAAGGTGCTGAACCACGCCGCCGGCCCGCCGTCGACGATCGGCGTGTCGATGGGTTGCTGGCCTTTGTTATCGGGGATGCGCGCATCATCGACGTTGATCGCCACACGTTCGACGCTGATATCGACCCGACCGCCGGCCTGCCCCACCGCGATAACCAGCTTCGGCTGCAGGTCTTCTATCGCCGCGTCGAGCGCCGACAGCGCCTCGCCAAACACGCAGGGAAGCTGCCGGGCGGTCACCGGCTGGCCAGCAATCATAGTGCCGTCAAGCTGCTGCACCACTTCCCAGGAAGGGTTCACCGTCTCGCCGTCAAAGGGTTCGAAACCGGTTAGTAATACTCCCGCCACCATCCTCTCCTTCGCGGTCATGCCGATTGTCATATCTCAGCCTCTGGCTGAGCGCTGACCAGAATATGGCGCCCGGCGAACGCCGCCCGCAAACGGCGGGCAAAATCGAGGGCATGCGGACCATCACCGTGCAGACATACCGTCTGCGCCACCACGTTCGCCCATTCGCCGCTGACGCTGCGCACCCGGTGGTGTTGCACCATCTCGAGGGTTTGCGCCAGGGCCTGCTCTTCGCTGTCAATCAGCGCCCCGGGCTGGCTGCGCGGCACCAGGCTGCCGTCGGCCAGATAACCGCGATCGGCAAACACCTCCTGACGCGTCGTCAGACCATAGCGCTGTCCGGCGCGGATCAATTCGCTGCCCGCCAGACCCACCAGCACCAGCTGCGGGTTAACATCGCGGACCGCGCGGGCGATCGCGTCGGCCAGCGGCGGCGATTTGGCCGCCTGGTTGTAGAGCATGCCGTGCGGCTTCACGTGCTGCAGCTCGCCGCCCTGCGCCTGAACGATCGCCGCCAGAGCGCCAATCTGATACAGCGTCTGGGCATAGACCGTTTCCGGCGGTAGATCCATCGCCGTGCGGCCAAAATTTTCCCGGTCGGGATATCCCGGATGGGCGCCCACCGCCACGCCGTACTTCAGCGCCTCGCGCACGCTCTGCACCATCAGCCCGGCGTCGCCGGCGTGAAAACCACAGGCGATATTCGCCGATGACACCAGCTGGAGCAGCGCGCTATCGTTCGCCCCGCCTTCCCCGAGATCGGCATTAAGATCAATCATCATCGTGGAGTCTCCAGGCCAGTTGTTCCAGATAACGCTGGCGATCGGCCCGCGCCTTCAGCGCCTCCTCCAGCGAGCAGGCCACGAAATGGATTGGCTGCCCCAGCGGGATCTGCGCCAGCTGATACATATCGGCATCGATAATGCAGGCGATCCGCGGATAGCCGCCGGTGGTTTGCGCGTCGTTCATCAGCACAATGGGCTGGCCGTTGTGCGGCACCTGCACCACGCCCGGCAGCAGGCCGTGCGACAGCATTTCACGATCGGTGGTGCGTTTCAGCGGCTGCCCCTGCAGACGGTACCCCATGCGGTTACTCTGCGGACTGAGCTTCCAGGGGGCGCGCCAGAATGACGCCTGCGAGGCCTCGTCAAATTCATGGTACTCCGGCCCGGGCAGCGCACGAATGCGGTTGCCCAGCGGCAGCTGCTTGACGCCGCGCGGGGTGGTGAAGCAGCGGGCGGCTTTCCCGAGCTTCAGTTTGTCGCCATCCTGCAGGCGGCGTCCTTCCAGACCGCCAATCCCCGCCTTGAGATCCGTGCAGCGCGAGCCAAGGACCTCGGGGACCGCAATCCCGCCCGCCACCGCCAGATAGCTACGAATGCCATGCTGGGGCGTTTTCAGCACCAGCCGCTGCCCGGCCCGGTAGGCGGTGCGCCAGCCCACCCAGACCGCTTTACCGTCCAGCGTCGCTTCGCAGGCGGCGCCGGTCAGCGCAAACCAGCCGCTGCGGGCAAATTCGATCTCCACCTGGCCGAGGGTAATCTCCAGCCCGGCGGCATTCGCCTCGTTGCCAACCAGCAGATTGGCAATCACCAGCGAGGGATAATCCAGGGCGCCGCAGCGGCTGATGCCAGACTGGCGCAGGCCTTCTCGTCCACCGTCCTGTACCGAGGTGTACAGGCCGGCGCGGATCAAGGTCAACATACCCCCTCCTTTTGCGGCACAAAGCGAATTTTATCGCCCACGCGCAGTAGCGCAGGCTCCTTCCGCGCCGGGTCGAACAGCGTCAGCGCGGTCCGCCCCAGCAGCTGCCAGCCGCCGGGCGTCGCCAGCGGATAGATACCGGTTTGCGCGCCGCCGATACCCACCGATCCGGCCGGGACGAGCACGCGCGGTTCGGCGCGACGCGGTGTCGCCAGCGCCGCAGGCAGCCCGCCCAGGTAGGGAAATCCCGGCTGAAAACCAATAAACCAGACCAGATATTCCACCGAAGCGTGCAGCTCCACGACCTGTTTTTCACTCAGGCCGCTGTGCTGCGCCACCACCCCGAGGTCCGGTCCGGCCTCGCCGCCGTAGACGACCGGAACAGACAGCGAGCGCGACTCCGGCTCGATCGCGAGGCTCTCCTCCCACCAGCGCTGCAGACGGTCTATCGCCTCCCACGCAACCTCCTGCGGGCGGCGGAGCACCACAGTGATATTGTTCATGCCGGGAATGGCGTCAATCACCTCTTCATGGTTGGCCAGACGCTGGGCTAATCCCCAGATCCGTTGCTGGCTTTCAAGGGTAACCGGCGGCTCCAGCTCCAGCACGACAGCCGTTTCTCCTAACAGATAACAACGCGCTCGCTGCACTTTTCTCTCTCCCGTCAGGCAGGGTTAGGAATATCAATAAAGGTGACATCCAGGTCGGTGGTTTCCGTCAGCCATTCGCTGAGGGCGCGAATGCCGCCCCGCTCGGTGGCGTGGTGGCCGGCGGCATAAAAATGCAGGTCCTGCTCGCGGGCAGAGTGGATGGTTTGTTCCGACACCTCGCCGGTGATAAACGCGTCCACGCCAAAGCGCGCCGCGGCGTCGATAAAGCTCTGGCCGCCCCCGGTACACCAGGCGACGCGGCTGACGGTGTCCGGCCCGGTATCGCCGCACCACAGTGGCTTGCGTCCCAGCCGCGCTTCAATCCACGAGGCCAGCTCGAGGCCGGACACCGGCATCGACAGTTCGCCCCAGGGCACCAGCGGTTCGATTTCGCCCAGCACGTTAATCCCCAGCAGATGCGCCAGCTGCGCGTTATTGCCCAGCTCGGGATGGGCATCCAGCGGCAGGTGCCAGCCGTAGAGATTGATATCGTTGGCCAGCAGGGTTTTCAGGCGCCGGCGCTTCATGCCGCGGATCACTGGCGATTCGTTTTTCCAGAAATAGCCGTGATGGACGATTACCGCATCCGCCTGCAGGCGGACGGCCTCATCCAGCAGCGCCTGGCTGGCCGTGACTCCGGTGACGATCTTGTGCACCGTGTCGCGCCCTTCCACCTGCAGACCGTTAGGGGCGAAGTCACTGATGGCTGCGCTATTGAGCTTGTCGTTTATCAGTTGTTCCAGTTCGCTATTTTTCATCGCCACTCCAGCAGATAATCAGGGTATACAAAGGCATAACATAACCAGATCCATTCGGGTCGTCGATAGTCCGCCTCCGACACTGACGATGACTTTTTACCGAATAGCGCAATTTGTCTATTCATCCCGCCGCGCATTCGTGTATATTTATGCACTAATAAAGCATATTAAATAATCAGAAAGCCCCTCAAGCCATGAATATGACTAATTAAACGCTATTCATGCAGAACGATCGACTTTCGCTTTACGCCAGGAAACACACTTCTCATGAAGACAACATCATCGCAACCGCGGGCGATTTACTACGTCGTGGCGCTGCAAATCTGGGAATACTTTAGCTTCTACGGCATGCGCGCCCTGCTGATCCTCTATCTCACCAATCAGCTTAAATATGACGATAACCACGCTTACGCCCTGTTCAGCGCCTACTGTTCGCTGGTCT is part of the Klebsiella quasipneumoniae subsp. quasipneumoniae genome and encodes:
- the sdhD gene encoding succinate dehydrogenase membrane anchor subunit — protein: MVSNASALGRNGVHDFILVRATAIVLTLYIIYMVGFFATTGEISWEVWTGFFASGFTKVFTLLALVSILIHAWIGMWQVLTDYVKPLALRLVLQLAIVVALVAYVLYGFVVVWGV
- the sdhC gene encoding succinate dehydrogenase cytochrome b556 subunit is translated as MWALFMVRNVKKQRPVNLDLQTIRFPITAIASILHRVSGVITFVAVGILLWLLGTSLSSPEGFLTAASIMDSFFVKFIMWGILTALAYHVVVGIRHLMMDFGYLDETLEAGKRSAKISFVITVVLSLLAGVLVW
- the gltA gene encoding citrate synthase; translated protein: MSDAKAKITLGGDTAIELDVLKGTLGQDVIDIRSLGSKGVFTFDPGFTSTASCESKITFIDGDEGILLHRGFPIDQLATESNYLEVCYILLNGEKPTQAEYDEFKTTVTRHTMIHEQITRLFHAFRRDSHPMAVMCGITGALAAFYHDSLDVNNPRHREIAAYRLLSKMPTMAAMCYKYSIGQPFVYPRNDLSYAGNFLRMMFATPCEEYEVNPVLERAMDRILILHADHEQNASTSTVRTAGSSGANPFACIAAGIASLWGPAHGGANEAALKMLEEISSVEHIPEFVRRAKDKNDSFRLMGFGHRVYKNYDPRATVMRETCHEVLKELGTKDDLLQVAMELEHIALNDPYFIEKKLYPNVDFYSGIILKAMGIPSSMFTVIFAMARTVGWIAHWNEMHSDGMKIARPRQLYTGYEKRDFQSDIKR
- the nei gene encoding endonuclease VIII, coding for MPEGPEIRRAADTLEAAIKDEPLTDVWFAFPRLQPYQTPLIGQRVTHIDTRGKALLTRFSGGLTLYSHNQLYGVWRVVDAGEQPASNRVLRVRLQTASKAILLYSASDIEMLTAEQVANHPFLLRIGPDVLDMTLTAEQVKARLLSAKFRHRQFSGLLLDQAFLAGLGNYLRVEILWQVGLTGQHKASELNAIQLDALAHALLDIPRLSYRTRGQPDDNKHHGALFRFKVFHRDGEQCERCGGVIEKTMLSSRPFYWCPHCQH
- the pcp gene encoding pyroglutamyl-peptidase I — encoded protein: MAGVLLTGFEPFDGETVNPSWEVVQQLDGTMIAGQPVTARQLPCVFGEALSALDAAIEDLQPKLVIAVGQAGGRVDISVERVAINVDDARIPDNKGQQPIDTPIVDGGPAAWFSTLPIKAIVNALRDRGIPASVSQTAGTFVCNHVMYGLLHRLQGQAEVRGGFIHIPWLPAQAAAHPGEPSMAIATVREALETAIAVALRQPVDSKLGGGATH
- the pxpA gene encoding 5-oxoprolinase subunit PxpA; this encodes MMIDLNADLGEGGANDSALLQLVSSANIACGFHAGDAGLMVQSVREALKYGVAVGAHPGYPDRENFGRTAMDLPPETVYAQTLYQIGALAAIVQAQGGELQHVKPHGMLYNQAAKSPPLADAIARAVRDVNPQLVLVGLAGSELIRAGQRYGLTTRQEVFADRGYLADGSLVPRSQPGALIDSEEQALAQTLEMVQHHRVRSVSGEWANVVAQTVCLHGDGPHALDFARRLRAAFAGRHILVSAQPEAEI
- the pxpC gene encoding 5-oxoprolinase subunit PxpC → MLTLIRAGLYTSVQDGGREGLRQSGISRCGALDYPSLVIANLLVGNEANAAGLEITLGQVEIEFARSGWFALTGAACEATLDGKAVWVGWRTAYRAGQRLVLKTPQHGIRSYLAVAGGIAVPEVLGSRCTDLKAGIGGLEGRRLQDGDKLKLGKAARCFTTPRGVKQLPLGNRIRALPGPEYHEFDEASQASFWRAPWKLSPQSNRMGYRLQGQPLKRTTDREMLSHGLLPGVVQVPHNGQPIVLMNDAQTTGGYPRIACIIDADMYQLAQIPLGQPIHFVACSLEEALKARADRQRYLEQLAWRLHDDD
- the pxpB gene encoding 5-oxoprolinase subunit PxpB, whose product is MQRARCYLLGETAVVLELEPPVTLESQQRIWGLAQRLANHEEVIDAIPGMNNITVVLRRPQEVAWEAIDRLQRWWEESLAIEPESRSLSVPVVYGGEAGPDLGVVAQHSGLSEKQVVELHASVEYLVWFIGFQPGFPYLGGLPAALATPRRAEPRVLVPAGSVGIGGAQTGIYPLATPGGWQLLGRTALTLFDPARKEPALLRVGDKIRFVPQKEGVC
- a CDS encoding type 2 GTP cyclohydrolase I, encoding MKNSELEQLINDKLNSAAISDFAPNGLQVEGRDTVHKIVTGVTASQALLDEAVRLQADAVIVHHGYFWKNESPVIRGMKRRRLKTLLANDINLYGWHLPLDAHPELGNNAQLAHLLGINVLGEIEPLVPWGELSMPVSGLELASWIEARLGRKPLWCGDTGPDTVSRVAWCTGGGQSFIDAAARFGVDAFITGEVSEQTIHSAREQDLHFYAAGHHATERGGIRALSEWLTETTDLDVTFIDIPNPA